A stretch of DNA from Triticum dicoccoides isolate Atlit2015 ecotype Zavitan chromosome 2A, WEW_v2.0, whole genome shotgun sequence:
tgatttttctcccttctataAAAGTAAGATATGCTATTGGCGTACTCTCGGAAAAAAAAACACTCTTCTTCCCGATGCATCTTTTTTCCTTAAAAAAGTAGGAGTGGTATAGCACTTTCTTGTTAGTTGTTTATTTATTTCTACTACTATAAAAGACTCAATTGGTAACGATAATGTGTCTGCCatcctgaccattagatctgcatctaacgactgCGATTGAAGTTATGACCTCTTTGCAACAACATCCCATTTCTCTGCTCCAATTTACAGAAAACCCCATAATATCTTGAAACCAGCCACGTTCCTCccttacctcatcaaaacagcccaaagaatatattttgagtgaaacataagatatttttttagtgatatatgtatatcaaaactaagcggttttctttcaaatttgtgaatatgtattattctactttggatccattgtaacgtacgggcacattgctagtttaTTTTGAACGGCATTCCTTGTTGGTTGTTGCTAGGGCGTATTCGTGGAAGCTGCTCGTGAGGCCGTCAACCGTCATCACGCGGCTCTCGTCcttatctttttcttttctttggaggAAGCTCTTGACTTCCGGCTCGGCCGTCGTCACGGGGTTCAGGCATTCTCTGTTACCGTTGATTCTTGGGTCCTTCCCTGGCTCCGGGCTTTGCATTTCACACCATTTTCTCCCCTGGCaatctcaccgagctccaccagagTGTCCATCCACAAAGTAGCAGCCAGCATGGCGGAGCGGCTTGGTTCCGTGCCGGAGGAGAAAATTCGTCGCCGCAGGTCCTGAAAAATTCGGTGGTAGCCCGGACCATCCCCTGAAAAATTGGTTCTCGGAGCTCGACGTCGTCTGGGTTCTCCAAATCCACGACGAGCAAGGCTTACGGCGGCTGCTTCGAGACAAGCCAGCGACGACGCAAGACTTGGTCCAAAAATGGATCCGGGCTCTTACCGTAATCGTCGCCAGTATCACTGAGTTGGTATTCGCCTTTCACTGGAACTGGATGCCGTCGGTCGCACTGTTTGGCAAAGCAAGCATCACCGAGATGCTCGGCTTCGTGGATGTCATCGTCACCGTCCTCGAAGGGGAGAGGCTACAGGCCGTCCTTGACATGTTTACCTGTGTCTGTGGTGCGTCGCACATGTTTACGGCGGTCATGGTCTCTCGAGAAGGCCAGAGCATTTTCAACGAGATAGACAGCCTGTTAGAGAGACTACGAAACAGACTCGTAGCAAGCACGATGGAGGAGGTGTGGACACTCGTTGAGGAAGATGACTCATGGGCTATCGAGATCCCACGAGGAGGAGGCGACGTTCACAAGAACACTCGGTTCACCATGGATTGCATGCTATCCATGATAAATGCACAGACTTCAACGCGACATTTTGCACCGAGCCACAACTCTGAAAACCACATTGGTGGCCTGATCGATGGCACAATTGATTATCTCAACGGTTTGCTCTTCACAAAATCAGAGTCATGCTCGGATCAAAGCCTCCGGTATCTGTTCCTGCTCAACAATTCCTATTTCGTAGCTCATGTGGTGTACGAGTCATCAGGATCGTTCATTCCTGATGTTCCCTGGGACCTCACACTTAAGCTTACGCCTGAATGTACGAAGTACATGGATAGTTACCTCAATGTTTCCTGGGGACCTGTGCTCTCCTGCATACCAAAATTGAGATCTCCTGGGTTGATCCATCATTTGATCAACACCCCTTCACTGGCCAAATTCGAGTCGGCATTTCACAAAACCTACCAGGCTCAGAAGTTCTGGAAGGTTCCGGACCCTAAGCTCAGAGATGTACTGCGGAGGGCTATCACTGAAAGAGTCATTTCAGGTTACCGCGACTACCTGGAGGAGCATCCGGAGCTAGAGAAGCACGTTGGCCGCGAAAGCAGCAGTCCGGACGGTTTAGAGGAGATGTTGGGAGAACTATTTGAAGGATGAAAGCTGCTCGAGGCATCAACAGTCACCTAACAAACCAGAGGCTGGAGTGATGTTTCACCCTTGTATTTGGATTCTTTTTTCCCGTTCCTTTTGTGATGAAGTTGTATTCTGAATTCCGTTGGCAGCTTCATAAGTGTCAGATACTGTTCTAAATTTGATTTCCTGATTCCATTTCCATGTCAAATACTTCCACATCTACTTCTCCGTCAGTTCCATACATAGATAACTGCCATGTTTATTTCTGATTCTGCAACATCATATATGCACTTGTTTTTTTTTTGTCTAGTTCGATAAAAGTTCAGCTTGCAGATGCCAAGAGCACTGAAAAGTAAAAGTAAACGCATACTTGGGGAATAACAGTTATATTTGCCTGGTATCTGtactatttatatgtgaaaatcCATTTGTGTTCCTTATGCACCTGTAAGAGTACTAATGCTTATCTTAGTATTCTACACCATTATATATTTAGACCAGCAGAAATAAGCATTGTCGATACACTACCTTTGAGCTATATATTTTATAACCTCCTAGAGCGAATGCTCAAGCCTTTTTTATCCTTTATAAATATAATACAACAGATTAATTGGACAGACTTAATACCATTTTCAATCTTGAGCTAAACTGACGATATACGCAACATGTATCGTCATCACGGATTTCCCAATGTCTTCTCAACAGCAAAAAACTGAATCAGCAAAACATCAAGACTTTTCCTTCAAGAAGCATCAAAACCCTTGATGTTACACAGACCACAACACAGCTGGATTACACCGTTCATGGCCCGCGGTAATGCCTGACAAACAATGCACGTCTCTCATTGTAAATCTGTGATGCATTTATAAACCTATATTCCCTATGTAAGATTCACAAGTACGAAAGTCTGGCTAATGTCTACATACGAAGAGAAGGGAGAAAAAGGATGGAATACAATATATCACCAAAATTTAGTATGATACTCTACGACGCTATAGCACGGAGGTACGTACAACCGGTCAGTCTTCATTTCCAAGGGACTTCTTGACAGAATCATTCTGCATCAGCTTCTACTGAGCTCTGCACGGCATGAGGAGAACGGAGGGTTTCATGCGTTTGACAAGCCTTCATTGTCTTGCAATGCTCCGCCTCATCGTCCCGTACATTCACGAATACATCAtacaagttatctgcaatgggaTAAGGGGAGCAGTGAGGAGTTCATTCATACTCATAATCTTTATGGACAAAGCATTAAAGGGGAGAGTCCAGATTTTTTTATAGGCGCTATATTATCAGCAGAGAGGGTTAAAATCCGAATGGCAGGAGTAGGAGTGGCAGGAGTAGGAGAGtcagatcaagtaacaatctactgAAATGAATCATAACTGTGATTTGATGGGTTTTCTATAATATATGTTCCAGCAAAAGGTGGCAGCTAGCACACTTTTCCAATGAAGTCATGTCTTTGAACAGACAAATCAGTGAAATTAATTCCCAAAGCTACAGGCAACTTGTTAAGCCCTGACATTCTGAAAACCTTAACTCAGTAAAACAAACTGCCAGGGggggagaagaactataccaacttTAGGCCTCCTAGAATTTGGAGCTCTTGATGTTTGAAACTCATCTGGGAAACAAGCCATGCAAGCAATAAGCATAGATATTAATGTTTAATATAAAGCATAGAATAAATACTGGTTAAGGTACATTTAGAAAACAACACAAGTGAAGGGCCTACCAAACATGTAGAGATCCTCATTCATGTAATAGTTTACAGCCACCTCTGGAGCTGGTAGTTTTTTCAACTCCTCTGAAATAAGAACGAGTAGCTGACATTATTACAGGACTGGAAGTGTCATTACAGCAAAGCAAATATGCTTCATTGGGAGAACACATTAACTGAGTTAGCAGCTTTCCCAGTGCCCAGGTAGGTAGGCACCAAAACTATGATTTAAGCAAAAAGCAATCAATGGTTTGTACGATTTAAGCTTTCCATTTTTTGGTAGGATTAGGAAGGGCAGATTTAAATATAGGTTAAAGGATAATGATATAAATTGCAAAATGGATTCCATTACAAAGTTACAATGATTTGGCCCTCAACCCCTCAGCTGAAAAAATTCTGAACAGATTGTTGTTCACTTCAAATCAAACATGGGAAACAAGAGATAACCAATTTGACTATATAAGCTAATACTCTGTATTCAATAGGCAGGGTGCTGTTATTCCATAAAATCCTAGATACAGAACTTGCACAACAGGAAGAATACTTGGCACACCAAAGTTGCCTTACCTCCGTTGAGCTTAAGGAACTTGTCATAAGTTGAGTATGCATGCCTCTCAACACATTCAGAAAAGTGGTCTGCATACAAGATATTCGAGTTCAGAGCAGCTTTATCATCACAAAAACACAGTAATAAAAAAAGAAACATCTACTTCATGAGTAGAAGTAATATGTGCACTCACATGCCATTCTTGGGCTCAGCATGTACATGCCAACAGTGACGAAGTAGTAAAAAAAGGCGCTAAACCGCGCAAGAAAGCGATCAAGCCATACAGAGTTGCCACCCAATGCCTGATATGAACCAAGAGAATGAAGAAAGTAAGAAATATGCAATAACATAATCCAACAGAAAACAATATATCTAGAGCTGAAGTTAAGGGCTGAGAAGAAAACAGGATGTATTCATTTTGACATGACACTGACGAACAGACATATAAAAGATTTTGCACATACTTCCATGATTAAGAGGTGATGGAACTCATTCATGCTTTCAGCAAAGTGCACTTTGATGTTATCAGCTCTTCTCGACCAGCCAAAGGTCTCGTACAAGTGAAGCACCGATATAAACGCTGTTAAACAATCAATCAGTGAACAAGACAGTGACCAAATTTGTACTGTGTGCCAgaccataccaaaaccatatatgtAGAGGCAGAATTCAGTGAGCTGCAGACATGAAGATGAGATCCTCACCGAAATAGGGCACCCTGGCGATTGTCTCGAGCACGAAGAACCTGGCGTAGTCGCGGTCGCGGTACAGAATATCGAGTATAAAGATGACAGTATCCTGCGGACGGACACACCAAACGTTGAGGCCGAGAGTGAAAT
This window harbors:
- the LOC119356991 gene encoding uncharacterized protein LOC119356991 encodes the protein MLGFVDVIVTVLEGERLQAVLDMFTCVCGASHMFTAVMVSREGQSIFNEIDSLLERLRNRLVASTMEEVWTLVEEDDSWAIEIPRGGGDVHKNTRFTMDCMLSMINAQTSTRHFAPSHNSENHIGGLIDGTIDYLNGLLFTKSESCSDQSLRYLFLLNNSYFVAHVVYESSGSFIPDVPWDLTLKLTPECTKYMDSYLNVSWGPVLSCIPKLRSPGLIHHLINTPSLAKFESAFHKTYQAQKFWKVPDPKLRDVLRRAITERVISGYRDYLEEHPELEKHVGRESSSPDGLEEMLGELFEG
- the LOC119356990 gene encoding ubiquinol oxidase 4, chloroplastic/chromoplastic-like; protein product: MAASAAPLRAALARSPAPAAARAPPGFLPLPPRARRVRLGPVALVSGRGRRIRAEATARTRQEKEQQEAEVSAVEDSFAVREVAAAPPPEEGGFDEELTLAGEDGDWVVRFEQSFNVFLTDTVIFILDILYRDRDYARFFVLETIARVPYFAFISVLHLYETFGWSRRADNIKVHFAESMNEFHHLLIMEALGGNSVWLDRFLARFSAFFYYFVTVGMYMLSPRMAYHFSECVERHAYSTYDKFLKLNGEELKKLPAPEVAVNYYMNEDLYMFDEFQTSRAPNSRRPKVDNLYDVFVNVRDDEAEHCKTMKACQTHETLRSPHAVQSSVEADAE